CAAACGCCTTGACAAATTCACCCCGGTGGGTTCATCGTAGCGAGAGGCGGGTCTAAGTGTAGGGGCAACCCCTTGTGGTTGCCCTGCATCCCAGGTGGGGACATTGGAGTGGGGCACAGATCCACTGGATACTGATGAGCAAGACGAGACTTTCAGTTACGTGCCATTCGATGCGCAGGGAAGATCTGCCGGAGGTGCTGGTGATTGAGAGCCTCTCGTTCGCCGAACCGTGGACCGAGGAGATGTTCTTGCAGGAGTTTACCTCCGAGGGGATAGCCGAGCCGCTCGTGGCAAGGGTGGATGAAGGTTCGGGAGAGCGGATAGTGGGCTTCCTGTGCGCGTGGATCGTCAGCGGGGAACTGCATATTAACAATATCGGGGTGCATCCGAGCTATCGACGACGCGGGGTCGCCGCTCAACTGCTGGAAGGGATGCTTGGTCGAGCCTATGCCAAGGGTGTCACAGTAAGCTACTTGGAGGTGAGGGAGTCGAACGAGGCGGCTGCTGCGCTGTACAAATGTTACGGCTATCATCCGATCGGCCGCCGCCGCAACTACTACGATCACCCACAGGAAGATGCCATCATGATGCGCAAGGCGCTGCTCTGACTTTACGGGGGCGAGGCGTGATAGGCTATAGTGGTCAGATAAAAGGGGAGTAGGCTGATCGCTGAATGCTATTATTTAAGGAACACTCCATCGGCCAGGGCCGCACCACGGTGCACGAAAACCCCCTCAATCCCCCTTTACGAAAGGGGGGTCAGGGGGGTTTATCTGAAGCTGACGTCTGAGCGCTGACGTCTGAGCGCTATTCTTCAAGGAGGGAGTAAAAATGATCGATAAGGAACTGCTTGAAATATTGGCGTGCCCCGCATGCAAGGCCGAGGTGGTGTTGGACGAGCCGGCATCCAGGATCGTCTGTACCGCCTGCGGGCGACGCTATCCTGTTCGGGACGGCATCCCGGTCATGCTGATCGACGAGGCGGAAGCTGGACCGCCGGCGAAGAAATAGGACGAACATGGCGTCCAAGGTAAGGGTCAGATTCGCGCCAAGCCCAACGGGGTTTCTGCACGTCGGTGGGGCCAGGACCGCGCTGTATAACTGGTTATTCGCCCGCCATGAGAATGGAGTCTTCATCCTTCGGATAGAAGACACCGATGTCGAACGGTCTACGGATGAATCGGTGACGACGATCCTCGATTCGTTGCGCTGGCTCGGCCTGGACTGGGATGAGGGTCCAGAGGTGGGCGGACCGGCTGGACCGTACCGGCAGGCTGAGCGCCTGACGCTGTACCAGGAGCATGCCCGGAAACTCCTGGATGAAGGGAAGGCCTATTACTGTACCTGTACGCCGGAAGAGCTGGAAGGCAGACGCAAGGCGGCGCTTGCTGCCGGGACCTCCCCGAAGTACGACGGCCGCTGCCGTGCGCGCGGAAACGATCTGGCGGGAGTGGGCGGAAGAGGCGCCGCCGTCCGTCTGCTGGTTCGGGACGAGGGGAGCATTGAGATTGCGGACCTCGTTCACGGTCCTATTCGCTTCGAGCGTGCCGATCTGGACGACTTCATCCTCCTTCGCTCCGACGGGATGCCAACGTATAACTTCGCTGTAGTGATAGACGATGTGCTGATGGACATTACGCACGTGATCAGGGGCGACGACCATATTTCCAATACGCCACGTCAGATCATGCTCTACGAGGCGATGGGTCTCCCTGTCCCATACTTCGCCCATATCCCCATGATTCTAGGGTCGGATCGCTCGCGTCTTTCAAAGCGGCATGGCGCTACGTCGGTCTTGGCCTACCAGCAGATGGGTTACCTGCCTGAGGCGATGGTGAACTACCTGGTACGGCTTGGTTGGTCCCACGGCGATCAGGAGATCTTCAGTCAGGAAGAGCTGGTCAGGCACTTCAGCCTCGAGAAGGTGGGCAAGACCCCCGCAGTCTTCGATCCGGTCAAGCTCGAGTGGCTGAATGGCCAGTACATCAAGCATATCGCCCCTGATCGGCTGACGGCGTTGCTGAGGCCCTTCTGGGAGGCGGCCGGCGTGAGTCAGCAAGAGCTGTTCCAGGGGGACGAAGCCTGGTTGCATCGGGTGGCCTGCCTCTTTCAGGAGCGGGCCAGGACCGTGACGGAGCTCGCATCCTCGTCCAGGTTCGTGTTCACCGGGAAGATAGAGCGCGACAAGGCAGTAGCCATGAAGGTTCTGTCAAACGAGGCGAAGGCCAGGATTCGCGCGCTCTTGCCGGAGATCGAGGCGCTGCCGACCTTTACTGCGGCAACCCTGGAGTCGCTGTTCCGGATGAGGGCAGAGGCCCTTGGTCTGAAACTGGTCGACCTGGCCCAGCCCTTCAGGGTTGGGCTGTCCGGGAAAAGCGTCAGTCCCCCCATCTTTCCGATTATGGAGTTGATGGGATGGGAGGCAGCGCGACGTCGGGTAGAAGAAGCACTGGAGGAGGAAGGATGAAGATCGATGCATTGCTTGATGGGCTTCGAGCAGAGTTCAATAAGCTCGATCGGGAGTTCAAGGTAGATATCCCGAAGAAGATCCAGACTGCCAGAGAGTTGGGCGATCTTAGTGAGAGCGGTGAGTACGAAACGATCAAGGACCGGCAGGGTTTTGTCAAGGCCCGGATGATCTTTCTACAACAGCGGATATCAGAGATCAGCAAGATCGACCTGAGAGCGGTCCCGAAGGACCGCGTCGCCCTGGGCAGCACCGTGCATCTTGTGGACGAAGATAGTGGGGAGGAAAGTGTTTACACTCTGGTCTTTCCAGAGCTGATGGATAGCAAGCGTGGCTGGATTTCGGTTGCCTCCCCGGTTGGACGAAGCCTCATCGGTAAACAGGTCGGCGATCGGGTCGTGATGAATATGCCAAGCGGGACCAAGGCTTTTGAAATGATGAGCTTTCAGACGCTGCACGAGAGCCTACAAAGCAACCCCGACGGGACGGGCTCCTGACACTACATCCACTCCCTTATCCAACCCTCCCCCCTCGGGTGGGGTGGGGGACTTTCGAGGCAATCTCACGTAATTCTTCAGTTGCGGGTGGAAAATCTCCCCTAACCCCTCTTTTCCAAAGAGGGGGACTAACCGTTTCCCCCTTTTAAAAAGGGGGATTAAGGGGGATTTTATAAACAAATATCACATTTTATTCAATGATTTCCCACACTCACTGAAGGATTACAATCTCGCTGTTTTTCACCTTGACTTTTCTCGGCTGTTCCTCCATATTCTGAACGTCCAAAGGGAGCCCCTTTGGACGTTCATTTTTGGTGGGGGGTCGTCCAATGGTAGGACAGCAGACTCTGAATCTGCTTATCGAGGTTCGAATCCTTGCCCCCCAGCCACTCGTTCACAGCCGTTGCCGCTGTACTGACGCTAGCGCCTTTAACCGGCCATAGTCATACTCGAAGAACCACAGCCCCTACTCCGCGGCCTTCAGCGCAAGCTCCGTATACTTTTCGCACTCCCATTCATGGAAAATGATTCATGCGCATCGGCCCTCACAAGCTCAAAAACAACCTGATTGTCGCCCCCATGGCTGGCGTGACGGATCGGCCTTTCCGCATGTTGTGCAGGAGCATGGGCGCAGGCATGGCGGTTAGCGAAATGGTGGCCTCCAACTCGCTGCTGTATGGTTCGGAAAAAACTAAACGGCGTACCAATCATGATGGCGAGGCCGATCCGATCTCGGTGCAGCTCCTCGGCGCTGATCCGAAAATGCTGGCACAGGCCGCCCGTTACAACGTGGATGCGGGCGCGCAAATCATCGACATCAATATGGGCTGCCCGGCGAAAAAGATTTGCCATGTTATGGCCGGTTCCGCGCTGTTGCGGAATGAGGCGCTGGTGGCACAAATACTTGAAACGGTGGTAGCGGCGGTGAGCGTACCGGTTACCTTGAAAATACGCACCGGATGGGATACGAAAAATCGCAATGCGGTGCGCATCGCGCAGATCGCCGAAATCAGCGGTATCCAGGCGCTTGCCATTCATGGCCGCACCCGCGCTTGCGCCTACACCGGTGAGGCGGAATATGACACCATCGCGGCAGTGAAAGCCAGCGTGAAGATTCCCGTCATCGCCAACGGCGACATCACCACCCCGGAGAAAGCCCACTATGTGTTGGAGTACACCGGTGCGGATGCCGTGATGATAGGCCGAGCCGCACAGGGCCGCCCGTGGCTGTTCCGCGAAATCGCTCATTTTCTAGAGACCGGTGTGCGCCTGCCCGCGCCACAAGTGGATGAAATTCAGCGCGTGCTGCTCAATCACCTGCACGGCCTGTACGATTTGTACGGTGAACGTACCGGCTTGCGTGTGGCGCGCAAACACATCTCCTGGTACACCAAAGGGCTGGCCGACTCGGCGCAGTTCCGCCACTACATGAATCAACTGGAAAGCATTGCGGAACAATTGATAGCAGTAAATGATTTCTTTGCTGGGCAGTTGCAGCGCGGGGAACGCCTGCACTATGCCGAGGAACTGGCTGCATAAGATGATGTCCATAATCGAACAGGAAAAAAAGGACTGCTGGTCCTGTGCGTATCAGAATATCTTACTCCAGACAACCTTGTTAGGTATTTGTACCTGGTTTGAGAAAAACAACAAGGGCCAAAACAAAGAAATACCTGCCGATCTAGTGGATAAAGGGTGCAAGCAGTGGATAAGGAAAACGGATCGGTAAACAACGTGAATAGTGTGAAGAAAATTAGTAATCACGAGGTAGATAGACTGTAGGAACGCGCACGGATGAGCCAGGCGTTTCCTAATGTGACGCGAAAATAATGGAGACCGAAAAGGTTCCGGGCGCCTTGATTCGGTCCATGCGTAATGACTAACAGCCTTCAGCCTACAGCCTAAACACCTTGTAGTTATAACAAACCAAGGACGGTCGATGCTACCTTCTCTCCAACTGATCAAATCGCCTATGCTTCAAACCATCGAACACCGCATCGCCACCGAGCTCGGGGTCAAGCCCGCCCAAGTCATTGCCACGGTTCAATTGCTCGAGGAGGGTGCCACCGTTCCCTTTATAGCCCGCTATCGCAAGGAAATCACCGGCGAGCTCGACGACATCCAACTGCGGTTGCTTGAGGA
This genomic stretch from Candidatus Methylomirabilis limnetica harbors:
- the rimI gene encoding ribosomal protein S18-alanine N-acetyltransferase: MSKTRLSVTCHSMRREDLPEVLVIESLSFAEPWTEEMFLQEFTSEGIAEPLVARVDEGSGERIVGFLCAWIVSGELHINNIGVHPSYRRRGVAAQLLEGMLGRAYAKGVTVSYLEVRESNEAAAALYKCYGYHPIGRRRNYYDHPQEDAIMMRKALL
- a CDS encoding Trm112 family protein, with amino-acid sequence MIDKELLEILACPACKAEVVLDEPASRIVCTACGRRYPVRDGIPVMLIDEAEAGPPAKK
- the gltX gene encoding glutamate--tRNA ligase translates to MASKVRVRFAPSPTGFLHVGGARTALYNWLFARHENGVFILRIEDTDVERSTDESVTTILDSLRWLGLDWDEGPEVGGPAGPYRQAERLTLYQEHARKLLDEGKAYYCTCTPEELEGRRKAALAAGTSPKYDGRCRARGNDLAGVGGRGAAVRLLVRDEGSIEIADLVHGPIRFERADLDDFILLRSDGMPTYNFAVVIDDVLMDITHVIRGDDHISNTPRQIMLYEAMGLPVPYFAHIPMILGSDRSRLSKRHGATSVLAYQQMGYLPEAMVNYLVRLGWSHGDQEIFSQEELVRHFSLEKVGKTPAVFDPVKLEWLNGQYIKHIAPDRLTALLRPFWEAAGVSQQELFQGDEAWLHRVACLFQERARTVTELASSSRFVFTGKIERDKAVAMKVLSNEAKARIRALLPEIEALPTFTAATLESLFRMRAEALGLKLVDLAQPFRVGLSGKSVSPPIFPIMELMGWEAARRRVEEALEEEG
- a CDS encoding GreA/GreB family elongation factor, with the translated sequence MKIDALLDGLRAEFNKLDREFKVDIPKKIQTARELGDLSESGEYETIKDRQGFVKARMIFLQQRISEISKIDLRAVPKDRVALGSTVHLVDEDSGEESVYTLVFPELMDSKRGWISVASPVGRSLIGKQVGDRVVMNMPSGTKAFEMMSFQTLHESLQSNPDGTGS
- the dusB gene encoding tRNA dihydrouridine synthase DusB — its product is MRIGPHKLKNNLIVAPMAGVTDRPFRMLCRSMGAGMAVSEMVASNSLLYGSEKTKRRTNHDGEADPISVQLLGADPKMLAQAARYNVDAGAQIIDINMGCPAKKICHVMAGSALLRNEALVAQILETVVAAVSVPVTLKIRTGWDTKNRNAVRIAQIAEISGIQALAIHGRTRACAYTGEAEYDTIAAVKASVKIPVIANGDITTPEKAHYVLEYTGADAVMIGRAAQGRPWLFREIAHFLETGVRLPAPQVDEIQRVLLNHLHGLYDLYGERTGLRVARKHISWYTKGLADSAQFRHYMNQLESIAEQLIAVNDFFAGQLQRGERLHYAEELAA